The genomic stretch AGTATTTGGGTGTCGATTTCTACCGCTTCTCCATCTCGTGGCCCAGAGTCTTGCCGAATGGATTCGCCAATGTGATCAGCAAAAGTGGCATAGATTATTACAACAAAGTTATTGATGAACTCCTTGAAAATGGAATAGAACCAATAGTTACAATTTATCACTGGGATCTGCCACAAAATTTGCAAGATCTTGGTGGATGGGCAAACCCTCTCATAACAGAATGGTTTGAGGATTACGCTCGGGTATTATATGAAGAGTTTGGAGATCGCGTCAAAACGTGGATAACTATGAATGAGCCGAAGCAGTTCGCTGTATTTGGTTACGGCACCTTTCGATTTGCACCAAATATTGTTTCACGAGGAATCGGTGACTATATGGCTATTAAGAACTTGCTTTTAGCGCATGCCAGGGCATGGCATTTGTATGACAAAGAATATAGAGATAAACAGAAAGGTAAGTAATACattaatcttttgtttttagGCTTTATCGATTGGAATTTATTGTATCCAATATCTACTGCCACACATTGGAATATCCaccagtacctacctacaatgCGATTTATTATTTCTAGGTATTTGTGGCATAACAATAGCAACAGATTTTCGCGAAGGTGCATCAGATTCGGCCGCAGACATAGAGACTGGTAAACTGGCGTTAGATTTCGAAGTCGGCTTGTACAGTCATCCAATATTCTCGAGCACTGGTGGGTTCCCGGAAAGGGTGGTCAAACGTATTGCTCAAAAGAGTGCGGAGCAAGGCTTTCCTAGAAGTAGACTGCCGAAGTTGTCGCCTGAAGAAATAGAGTACATAAAAGGTAAGTTACTAGCTACATAATAGAATAAAGCCATCCATAGGTATCAAAAGTTGCGAAGCCGTTTTATATCACAAACTtcttaaacgaaaaaaaaataagtagatacCTACACTGAGTTTGCTGTAAATCTTCCATAAGCAATGGAAAAACAGTTCGATTCATAAAGAAACAGGAAAACGATACCAAAAGGTTCTGGAAGGACAATGTTCCCACGGAACATTTGCTTGGAAACATTGTGCATCAAAActcgaaaaaaaaatagtgtagaCAAGCActtaatatcattataatttccAGGTACAAGCGACTTTTACGGGTTCAATCACTACTCAACAAAGTTCTACACCGAAGACTTGTACGTGCCAGGAATGTTTCCTATACCATCGTACGATGACGACATAGGTGCTGTAGGCACATACCTGGACTATGAGCCGGCACCTGTGATTCATACCAccgtatgttttattttccttataataaactttattctgTGGTAGAAGATCGTGACATGCATTTTTTCTTGTGGTTAATGCAATGGTTAGCAGTCTAACTAGGTACCTACGTGTTAAAGTTGTTAAAACTTCAAAGTCCACACGATCTTGGACCAATTAAGCGTAATGATTTATTACTTAcccagtattttttacatactgAATAACTTCAAACAAAACTGCAAGCATCAAAATTTCCTACCTCTACCTATTGGTTCAAAAGCACGTTAACAGATGTTTACCTAAGTATTCCAGTTTCACATTCGCTTACGTTTTTGGTACCCTACCTGAGGCCTCTTAACAAGACGACTATAACTCAAGATCCAACctataattcttattttttcaGCCAATCCCATCAGGCATGCGTAAAGCGTTAAACTGGGTGCGAGAAACCTACAACAATCCGCCTATAATGATAACAGAGAATGGATATGGTACAATGGGCGGTCTGAAAGACAGAGTAAGGATAAAATACTTCAACGACTATTTAAACGCGGTGTTGGATGCTGTTGACGATGGTTGTAACGTTATCTCTTATACCGCTTGGAGTCTTATGGATAATTTTGAATGGGATTCTGGACTAAGGTAAgtcaatttgtaaatatttaagagCTCATCCGTTTATTGCAAGTCTTGACCTGGCTGACAAGATAccagatttttattttgccGAGAAAAAATAGCCTAGGTTTCCCCTTGTGAATTCTTGTTAGAGAAGGTTTTCTCACGGAGCTTTATGGTTCATTCTGAACAAATATacttgatataatttttttaccattttgtCATCACTTTTAACACTATTTCTAAGTCAatattcatgtatgtatgtatttaggcACAGGCAACCCGAAATCCAAAGTTCTTTTAATCAAACCTGCCTTTGATTTGCCACTGACGTGGATTAAAGTttcaatataatgtaattttgttttcagcGCAAAATTCGGTATATTCGAAGTGGACTTCACAGATGAACAGAGACCCCGCAAAGCAAGATCTTCAGCGATATGGTATCGCTACATTATAGCGACTCGAACGTTAAATTCAAACTATGAACCGGAGTTGCAAGACATAACTTTTTAATTCAGAGATTGAACCTGGTAGTCGTAGGGCAATTTCCGaccactatcgacaaattttgtatgaataccTAAAAAGCGCCTCTATCGTATTTCGCAAAAACTACTTTCTTcaatcattttaaatgttaaaagttagacatttaaaattactggaAATTGCACTGTACAAATGACGTCGTAATTTAGGGACTTAATGCATAAGGAGTCTGAATTAAGGTCTAACTACTAACTAAAAGTTAGGTAACcgttttaaagtaaaacttaGTGTAtcgttttataacaaaatatattatattaaatatcaacCATTTTATGTATTGAcgcattaaaaatacattaaatgcTATATTCTTAACATTATTGTAGCTTGTtatctaaaaaaacattataaatctatattaaGTTGTGATTTATGTcaattta from Anticarsia gemmatalis isolate Benzon Research Colony breed Stoneville strain chromosome 24, ilAntGemm2 primary, whole genome shotgun sequence encodes the following:
- the LOC142983600 gene encoding myrosinase 1-like, coding for MRKLPKNMKLGVATAAYQVEGGWNVSGKTPSIWDVYCHIPGSIKDGTTAEEACKSYEFYKRDILMLKYLGVDFYRFSISWPRVLPNGFANVISKSGIDYYNKVIDELLENGIEPIVTIYHWDLPQNLQDLGGWANPLITEWFEDYARVLYEEFGDRVKTWITMNEPKQFAVFGYGTFRFAPNIVSRGIGDYMAIKNLLLAHARAWHLYDKEYRDKQKGICGITIATDFREGASDSAADIETGKLALDFEVGLYSHPIFSSTGGFPERVVKRIAQKSAEQGFPRSRLPKLSPEEIEYIKGTSDFYGFNHYSTKFYTEDLYVPGMFPIPSYDDDIGAVGTYLDYEPAPVIHTTPIPSGMRKALNWVRETYNNPPIMITENGYGTMGGLKDRVRIKYFNDYLNAVLDAVDDGCNVISYTAWSLMDNFEWDSGLSAKFGIFEVDFTDEQRPRKARSSAIWYRYIIATRTLNSNYEPELQDITF